The following proteins are co-located in the Dermochelys coriacea isolate rDerCor1 chromosome 4, rDerCor1.pri.v4, whole genome shotgun sequence genome:
- the OSTC gene encoding oligosaccharyltransferase complex subunit OSTC isoform X1, translating to METLYRVPFAVLQCPNIKLKRPSWVHTPSAMTVYALVVVSYFLITGGIIYDVIVEPPSVGSMTDEHGHQRPVAFLAYRVNGQYIMEGLASSFLFTMGGLGFIILDRSNAPNIPKLNRFLLLFIGFVSVLLSFFMARVFMRMKLPGYLMG from the exons ATGGAGACGCTTTACCGGGTGCCGTTCGCGGTGCTCCAGTGCCCCAACATCAAGCTGAAGCGGCCAAGCTGGGTGCACACGCCCTCGGCTATGACCGTCTACGCGCTGGTAGTGGTGTCCTACTTCCTCATCACCGGAG gAATAATCTATGATGTGATTGTAGAACCTCCCAGTGTTGGGTCTATGACCGATGAACATGGACATCAGAGACCAGTGGCCTTCTTGGCATACAG AGTAAATGGACAGTATATTATGGAAGGACTCGCATCCAGCTTCCTCTTCACAATGGGAGGCTTAGGCTTCATAATTCTGGACCGATCCAATGCACCAAATATCCCAAAGCTCAATAGATTTCTGTTGCTTTTTATTGGATTTGTCAGCGTGCTGTTGAGCTTCTTCATGGCAAGAGTTTTCATGCGGATGAAATTGCC GGGATACTTGATGGGTTAG
- the OSTC gene encoding oligosaccharyltransferase complex subunit OSTC isoform X2, with the protein METLYRVPFAVLQCPNIKLKRPSWVHTPSAMTVYALVVVSYFLITGGIIYDVIVEPPSVGSMTDEHGHQRPVAFLAYRGYLMG; encoded by the exons ATGGAGACGCTTTACCGGGTGCCGTTCGCGGTGCTCCAGTGCCCCAACATCAAGCTGAAGCGGCCAAGCTGGGTGCACACGCCCTCGGCTATGACCGTCTACGCGCTGGTAGTGGTGTCCTACTTCCTCATCACCGGAG gAATAATCTATGATGTGATTGTAGAACCTCCCAGTGTTGGGTCTATGACCGATGAACATGGACATCAGAGACCAGTGGCCTTCTTGGCATACAG GGGATACTTGATGGGTTAG